In one window of Candidatus Kinetoplastibacterium blastocrithidii (ex Strigomonas culicis) DNA:
- the cmk gene encoding (d)CMP kinase produces the protein MSIKLPPIITIDGPTASGKGTISKIISEKLGWSLLDSGSIYRALAFEMINNDIPINDFDSILKLAINLKIFNNGRDLCTYGLSTNNKIRSEEIGRIASIVASNYKVRQALLDKQRSFLSCPGLVADGRDMGTVVFPYAFLKIFLTADISIRAQRRYDQLINKGNIVNIASIVDSIRDRDERDASRLCSPLLPAPDAHVVDSSTLDIEKTLSIILDLYKYKLGPSCN, from the coding sequence TTGAGTATAAAATTACCGCCTATAATTACAATAGATGGACCAACTGCTTCTGGTAAAGGGACTATTTCAAAAATAATAAGTGAAAAATTGGGATGGTCATTACTTGATAGCGGTTCCATATATAGAGCTCTAGCTTTTGAGATGATAAACAATGATATCCCTATCAATGATTTCGATAGCATTTTGAAGCTAGCGATAAATTTAAAAATATTTAATAATGGAAGAGATTTATGTACTTACGGGTTGAGTACCAATAATAAGATTCGTAGTGAAGAAATAGGTAGAATAGCTTCCATTGTGGCTAGTAATTATAAAGTTAGACAAGCTTTGCTAGATAAACAGAGAAGTTTTTTATCTTGTCCAGGTTTGGTTGCAGATGGACGTGATATGGGGACAGTTGTTTTCCCTTATGCGTTCTTGAAAATTTTTTTAACAGCTGATATATCAATAAGAGCACAAAGAAGATATGATCAGTTGATTAATAAAGGTAATATTGTTAATATCGCAAGTATTGTAGATAGCATTAGAGATAGGGATGAGCGTGATGCCAGTCGTTTGTGCTCGCCGCTTTTACCTGCCCCAGATGCACATGTTGTAGATAGTTCTACTTTAGATATTGAGAAGACATTAAGCATTATATTAGATTTATATAAATATAAACTTGGCCCTAGTTGTAATTAA
- the aroA gene encoding 3-phosphoshikimate 1-carboxyvinyltransferase, protein MSKNLKPCLHLNRCCSAKGDVILPGSKSISNRVLLISALSPNCVTEIKGLLDSDDTRVMIDSLRKLGIKISSKSQDCIEVTGVDHFNDKCDNLFLGNAGTAFRPIVAALSFMSGHYILSGIPRMHERPIADLIDALTSLGCNIKYLGKKGYPPLEIDPFIHNGLNHVHINGSISSQFLTALLIASPILVNKINSPLIIDIIGQLISKPYIDITLSLMRRFGVNVSNNDSNRFVVDKLSRYKSPGKILVEGDASSASYFLALGAIGGGPVRVNGVGCNSIQGDIDFSKVLVDMGADIKFHDSYIESSGINVSSGEKLKSFDIDFNMIPDAAMTAAVLALYADGKCYLRNIGSWRVKETDRIHAMHTELSKFGVKVESGEDWISIDPIDISKWPEEVSIDTWDDHRMAMCFSLATFGNTNVKIIDPSCVNKTFPNYFSVYNEIVYSTH, encoded by the coding sequence ATGAGTAAAAATTTGAAGCCTTGTTTGCATTTAAATAGATGCTGTAGCGCTAAAGGTGATGTAATTCTACCTGGATCAAAAAGCATTTCAAATCGCGTATTATTGATATCTGCGCTTTCTCCTAATTGTGTTACAGAAATTAAAGGGTTGTTAGACTCTGATGACACAAGAGTTATGATAGACTCTTTGAGGAAACTAGGTATCAAAATATCAAGCAAATCTCAAGATTGCATAGAGGTTACTGGTGTAGATCATTTCAATGATAAATGTGATAATCTATTTCTAGGGAATGCTGGTACTGCTTTTCGCCCCATAGTTGCAGCCTTATCCTTTATGAGTGGGCATTATATTCTTTCTGGTATACCTAGAATGCATGAACGTCCTATAGCTGACTTGATAGATGCTCTTACTAGTTTAGGATGCAATATAAAATATCTTGGTAAAAAAGGTTATCCTCCTTTAGAAATAGATCCATTTATTCATAATGGTCTAAATCATGTACATATTAATGGCTCTATTTCTAGTCAATTTTTAACTGCTTTATTAATTGCTTCTCCTATTTTAGTTAATAAGATTAATAGTCCATTGATTATAGATATTATAGGCCAATTAATATCTAAGCCTTATATAGATATAACTTTGAGCCTTATGCGTAGATTCGGTGTTAATGTTAGCAATAATGATTCTAATAGGTTTGTTGTAGATAAATTATCTAGATACAAAAGCCCCGGCAAGATTCTTGTGGAAGGAGATGCATCATCTGCTTCATATTTTCTTGCTCTTGGTGCTATAGGAGGAGGACCTGTTCGAGTTAATGGGGTTGGGTGTAATAGCATACAAGGTGACATAGATTTTTCTAAGGTATTAGTAGATATGGGGGCTGATATTAAATTCCATGATAGCTATATAGAATCATCTGGTATTAATGTCTCTTCTGGGGAAAAGTTAAAATCATTTGATATCGATTTCAACATGATTCCAGATGCTGCTATGACTGCGGCTGTATTAGCTTTGTATGCCGATGGTAAATGTTATTTGAGGAATATAGGTAGTTGGAGAGTAAAAGAGACAGATCGTATTCATGCTATGCATACAGAACTAAGTAAGTTCGGTGTTAAAGTGGAATCTGGTGAAGATTGGATATCTATAGATCCTATAGATATATCTAAATGGCCAGAAGAGGTTAGTATTGATACGTGGGATGACCATCGTATGGCTATGTGTTTCTCATTGGCTACTTTTGGTAATACAAATGTTAAGATCATAGACCCTTCTTGTGTTAATAAGACATTTCCTAATTATTTTAGCGTTTATAATGAAATTGTTTATAGTACACATTAA
- a CDS encoding prephenate dehydrogenase, producing MREPNNCSKLLRRLDSLSTVTIVGVGLIGGSFALAVRKAGFVKNIIGVGRNKNSLMRACDLGIIDDFMTIDEATKKSDLILLSTPVGFLSDLLKSIKPFLGDNTIITDVGSTKLEVINIATSILGEKVSQFIPGHPIAGLEKSGPDAASDNLFRGQNTILTPLDNNSNKDIELISHAWKLCGSNVIFMSAKNHDHLLASISHIPHFLSVMYMAQVASSEDSDLRLKLAGSGFRDFTRISAGSVEMWLDIFFSNKKFIKEELFEVRNIINQAEKAIDYDDRTSLRFILEKAAGARRSWSKDNFHE from the coding sequence ATGAGAGAGCCTAATAATTGTAGCAAGCTATTACGTCGCTTAGATTCTTTATCTACTGTGACTATAGTTGGAGTTGGCCTTATAGGTGGTTCTTTTGCTTTAGCTGTTAGAAAAGCTGGCTTTGTAAAGAATATTATAGGTGTTGGTCGAAATAAAAATTCATTAATGAGAGCGTGCGATTTAGGAATAATTGATGACTTTATGACTATAGATGAGGCCACAAAAAAATCAGATTTAATTTTATTATCTACCCCTGTTGGTTTTTTGTCTGATTTACTAAAATCCATCAAACCTTTTTTAGGTGATAATACTATAATAACTGATGTTGGCAGTACTAAATTAGAAGTTATAAACATAGCTACTTCTATTTTAGGAGAGAAGGTTAGTCAGTTTATTCCAGGTCATCCTATTGCTGGATTGGAGAAAAGTGGTCCTGATGCGGCCTCAGATAATTTGTTTAGAGGTCAGAATACCATTCTTACCCCTTTGGATAATAATTCTAATAAAGACATTGAGTTAATCTCTCATGCTTGGAAATTATGCGGCTCGAATGTTATTTTTATGAGTGCAAAGAATCATGATCATTTGCTAGCATCAATTAGTCATATTCCTCATTTTCTGTCTGTGATGTACATGGCACAAGTGGCTAGTTCTGAGGATTCAGATTTGCGTCTAAAATTAGCAGGTAGTGGTTTTAGAGATTTTACCCGTATTTCTGCTGGTTCAGTTGAAATGTGGCTAGATATTTTTTTCTCGAATAAGAAATTTATTAAAGAAGAATTATTTGAGGTGCGCAATATTATAAATCAGGCTGAGAAAGCTATCGATTATGATGATAGGACTTCTCTAAGATTTATATTAGAAAAAGCAGCGGGAGCTCGTCGTAGTTGGAGTAAGGATAATTTTCATGAGTAA
- the hisC gene encoding histidinol-phosphate transaminase yields the protein MDSNKSLYIPNYIKKILPYQAGKPIEELAREFNINVKDIIKLASNENPLGMSEKVKKAIEKYVSVVSRYPDANAFNLKVSLSEKYNVPMECLILGNGSNDILEMISMTFLDRSSSAIYSEYSFAVYKLATQARGARHIVVPSLNYGNNLEAMFYSIEPDTRLIFIANPNNPTGTFVNSEIIINFLDNVWKKYGKSVLVILDEAYSEYIDDNLCFNSFELIDLYPNLIICRTFSKAYGLAGLRVGFAIADKDIIGFLNRIRQPFNVNSLAQIAAITALEDDEFLEKSRLLNNIEKKKLYKAFENLDLEYVTSYGNFILVRVGDAKSINYKLLKLGVIVRPVDSYNLSEWLRVTIGLPSENDFFIKSLREIIR from the coding sequence ATGGATAGTAATAAATCATTATACATACCTAATTACATCAAGAAGATATTGCCGTATCAAGCTGGTAAACCCATAGAAGAGTTAGCGCGTGAATTTAATATAAATGTCAAAGATATCATAAAGCTAGCCTCAAATGAGAACCCTTTAGGCATGTCTGAAAAAGTGAAAAAGGCTATCGAAAAATATGTTAGTGTAGTTTCTCGCTATCCTGATGCAAATGCTTTTAATTTGAAGGTTAGCTTATCAGAGAAATATAATGTTCCTATGGAATGTCTTATTTTAGGTAATGGATCCAATGATATATTAGAGATGATATCCATGACATTTTTAGATAGATCATCGTCTGCTATTTATTCGGAATATTCTTTTGCTGTATATAAGCTAGCTACGCAAGCTAGGGGTGCTAGACATATCGTTGTTCCATCATTGAATTATGGTAACAATCTAGAAGCCATGTTTTATTCTATAGAGCCTGATACTAGATTAATTTTTATTGCTAATCCTAATAACCCGACAGGAACATTTGTTAATAGTGAGATAATTATAAACTTCTTGGATAATGTTTGGAAAAAATATGGTAAAAGTGTTTTAGTTATTTTAGATGAAGCATACAGTGAGTATATTGATGATAATCTTTGTTTTAATAGCTTTGAATTGATAGATCTTTATCCAAACTTAATAATATGCCGCACTTTTTCTAAAGCTTATGGTCTTGCAGGTCTCAGAGTTGGATTTGCTATAGCAGATAAAGATATTATTGGTTTTTTAAATAGAATAAGACAGCCATTTAATGTTAATTCATTAGCTCAGATTGCTGCCATTACAGCATTAGAGGATGATGAGTTCCTTGAGAAAAGTCGTTTATTGAATAATATAGAAAAGAAAAAACTATACAAGGCATTTGAAAATTTAGATTTAGAATATGTTACAAGTTATGGAAATTTTATTCTTGTACGTGTAGGTGATGCTAAATCTATTAATTATAAATTATTGAAACTTGGTGTGATTGTTCGTCCAGTAGATTCATATAATTTATCAGAATGGTTGCGAGTAACAATTGGATTGCCTAGCGAGAATGATTTCTTCATTAAATCCCTGAGAGAGATTATTAGATAG
- the pheA gene encoding prephenate dehydratase, with translation MDNLLLSRLVPLRDKIDELDEQILDLLNKRSNVVVEIGKIKHCAHIESPVLRPERESQVIDKLKKNNKGPFPNKSIEPVWVEIMSACRNLEKQMTVSYLGPKGSFSEQAVFEHFGHTIDVLPCSSFDDVVHAIETGSSDAGMIPIENSIEGAVNRSLDLLLNTNLKIMGERSLIINHFLLTKNGNMDGIERIMAHPQALAQCQMWLNKNHPGLLRVAASSNSEAASIASKDHKIAAIAGEAASKAWGLSIVSSRIQDDANNRTRFVSLGNIEPLPSSRDKTSLILSVPNRACAVYEMIEPFASNCVSMTRFESRPARTGQWEYYFYIDVLGHKDEPNVFKALEKLKSSVAFFKLLGSYPAQ, from the coding sequence ATGGATAATTTATTATTGTCGAGACTGGTTCCGTTAAGAGACAAGATAGATGAGCTAGATGAGCAGATATTAGATTTACTTAATAAAAGATCTAATGTTGTAGTGGAAATAGGTAAAATTAAGCACTGCGCGCATATTGAGAGTCCTGTTTTGAGACCGGAGAGAGAGTCTCAGGTAATAGATAAGCTGAAAAAAAATAATAAGGGTCCGTTCCCAAATAAATCTATAGAGCCTGTATGGGTTGAGATTATGTCAGCATGCCGCAATTTAGAAAAACAAATGACTGTATCCTACCTCGGTCCTAAAGGATCATTTTCTGAGCAAGCTGTTTTCGAGCATTTTGGGCATACTATAGATGTTTTACCTTGTTCATCATTTGATGATGTTGTGCATGCCATTGAAACAGGAAGTTCTGATGCTGGTATGATTCCTATAGAAAATTCTATTGAGGGAGCTGTAAATAGAAGTTTGGATTTATTGCTCAATACAAATTTAAAAATCATGGGAGAGCGATCTCTTATCATAAATCATTTTTTATTAACTAAAAATGGCAATATGGATGGCATTGAAAGAATTATGGCTCATCCTCAAGCATTAGCACAGTGTCAGATGTGGTTAAATAAAAACCATCCTGGATTGCTTAGGGTGGCAGCCTCCAGCAATTCTGAAGCTGCCAGCATAGCATCCAAAGATCATAAAATTGCAGCTATAGCAGGCGAAGCTGCATCTAAAGCATGGGGGTTATCTATAGTTTCTTCTAGAATACAAGATGATGCTAATAACCGTACTCGTTTCGTATCATTAGGTAATATTGAACCGTTACCAAGCTCTAGGGACAAGACTAGTCTTATTCTTTCAGTGCCGAATAGAGCATGTGCTGTTTATGAGATGATAGAACCATTTGCTTCTAATTGTGTTTCTATGACTCGTTTTGAGTCAAGACCTGCTCGTACAGGTCAGTGGGAGTATTATTTTTATATAGATGTATTGGGCCATAAAGATGAGCCTAATGTATTTAAGGCCCTAGAAAAGTTAAAGTCAAGTGTTGCATTTTTTAAATTACTGGGATCTTATCCTGCACAGTGA
- the serC gene encoding 3-phosphoserine/phosphohydroxythreonine transaminase — translation MSRLWNFSSGPSMLPYDVIHQMSFDILDWNSTGVSVFDISHRSKYFEIIYNEAESDLRELLGLSSDYCILFMQGGGQGANAIIPMNIIGRNGINMADFIVSGYWSSKSYIEACKYGDASIVASSNYAMKIDYQDCNPYTWFPKIESIKTRACSSYLQFCSNETINGVEFVDWNGLVNSIDGNAVLVADVSSNFLTRELDINCTGVVFSCAQKNAGISGVTIFIVRKDLIGMSLNICPSVFDYKNVVNSESRYNTPPVFAIYVSGLVFKWLKSNGGIKRMESNNLEKSRMFYDFIDSTSFYTNTIHSSVRSRVNIPFFLKNDFLTDIFVEKAESSGIINIKGHRSMGGLRASMYNAMPIDGINALINYMRDFERYYG, via the coding sequence ATTTCGCGTTTGTGGAATTTTTCTTCTGGTCCTTCAATGTTGCCATATGATGTAATACATCAAATGTCTTTTGATATATTAGATTGGAACTCTACCGGAGTATCTGTATTTGATATTAGTCATCGTAGCAAGTATTTTGAAATCATATATAATGAAGCAGAAAGTGATTTACGTGAATTGTTAGGGTTATCTTCTGACTATTGTATATTATTTATGCAAGGTGGAGGTCAAGGGGCTAATGCAATTATTCCGATGAATATAATTGGTAGAAATGGCATTAATATGGCTGATTTTATTGTTTCAGGATATTGGTCATCAAAATCATATATTGAGGCATGTAAGTACGGTGATGCCTCGATAGTTGCTAGTAGCAACTATGCTATGAAAATAGATTATCAGGACTGTAATCCTTATACATGGTTTCCAAAAATTGAATCTATAAAAACTAGAGCTTGTTCTTCATATTTACAATTTTGCAGTAATGAAACTATAAATGGAGTGGAGTTCGTAGATTGGAATGGTCTTGTAAATTCTATAGATGGTAATGCGGTTTTAGTTGCTGATGTATCTTCAAATTTTTTAACAAGAGAACTAGATATAAACTGTACAGGCGTGGTGTTTTCATGTGCTCAGAAAAATGCAGGCATATCGGGTGTTACTATTTTCATAGTAAGGAAAGATCTAATCGGTATGTCATTAAATATATGTCCTTCAGTATTTGACTATAAGAATGTAGTTAATTCAGAATCTCGATATAATACACCACCTGTATTTGCCATTTATGTTTCTGGATTAGTATTTAAATGGTTGAAAAGTAATGGTGGAATAAAAAGAATGGAGTCTAATAATTTGGAAAAATCACGAATGTTCTATGATTTTATAGATTCAACATCTTTTTATACTAATACAATACATTCAAGTGTGCGTTCTAGGGTTAATATACCATTTTTTTTAAAAAATGATTTTCTTACTGATATTTTTGTAGAAAAAGCTGAAAGTAGTGGAATTATAAATATAAAAGGACATAGAAGCATGGGTGGTTTACGTGCATCCATGTATAATGCTATGCCTATTGATGGTATAAATGCTTTAATTAATTATATGAGAGATTTCGAGCGTTATTATGGATAA